The stretch of DNA CTGGCATGATAATCACTCCTTTCAGACCTTTTTTGATACCTCTTCTCTGGTACCAAGGATATTTTACCATGTCCGAACCTCTTTTTGTTTTCTATGTGGTCGCGTATTTATGGCGACCTGTACTTAGCCAAGTCTGTCCGGGATTCTCTGTCCATAAGCTGAAGTAACTACTAGGTTCAAAGGGGCAAAGGTACAGAGGCACATATTACAACGAGGCATGGAAGAATGATCTCCCGCAAAGACGCAGAGGCGCAAAGAATGACCGAAAATGATGTCCTCTGCGTCTCAGCGTCTCTGCGGGAGAAATACAATACTGCCGTTGTCATCTTTCCCATACGAGCAATTATATTTTTATTTTGCAGGTAAATGTGCTAATATTGGAAATGGGTGAAAACCGTCAAAAGGGATAAGGGATTACTATCACCAATACTATCTCTGCAAAGGAGGATTAACCTATGCCCTTTGGAATCGGAATGGCGGAATTATTGGTTATTCTGGTAATTGTTTTGATTATTTTCGGGGCTGGAAAATTGCCGGAAATCGGCAGCGGACTTGGGAAAGCGATCCGGAATTTCAAGGATGCGACGACATCTTCAGGGTCGCATGAATCCCGGAGTAAGATCGTGGAAAATACCAAAGATACCAGGAAGGAGATTGAGTAAAAATTCAAATACTCACCCTGCCTGTCCTTCCCCCTCAGGGAGAAGGATGGAAGAGGGTTATCCTTCACAAGACGAGTAAGCTATTTTAATCGAAAAACTCCCGTGGGGAGTTGTGCAGGGAGATAGTGGAAGATTTTGCCGTCAAAGGTTTATTTTATCGACATTCGCTCTTCGGCAAGCAGCGACCTTTTCGGCAAGCTGGCCTCAGTGCTTGATATCCCTGAGGTGAGCGAAAGATTGCGGTTTCAGGGTTTGCTGGCCATAAAGCTGCATTTTGGTGAACGGGGGGGATGGGGATATATTCATCCCAAATTCGTCAAAGCCCTGGTGGATGAAGTAAAAAGGCGGGGCGCAAGACCCTTCCTGACAGATTCAAACAGCGTCTATGCAGGAGGCCGGGCCGAAGCCATAAGCCATATTGAGACAGCAATATCGAATGGGTTCACCTACCCGGTCGTCAGCGCCCCGATTATAATTGCCGATGGGGTGAAGGGTGAAAGCGTCCGTAAGGTACTGGTTAACCTGAAGCACTACCGTGAGGTTGAGATTGCCTCGGCTGTTTGCGCAGCGGATAGTATTATTTGTCTGTCCCATTTTAAGGGACATGAGTTGACCGGATTCGGTGGAGCGCTGAAAAACATGGGCATGGGCCTGGCTTCAAAAGCCGGGAAACTATCCATGCACTCAACGGTTGCTCCTTATATTGCCAGGGACTGCCGGGGGTGCGGATTCTGTGTCACGCACTGCGTTGCTCATGCCATTTACCTGAACGAAGGCCGGGCCTGGGTCGATACTGAAAAATGTGTCGGGTGTGGTCAGTGCCTTGTCAATTGTCCGGGCAAAAATATCAGAATCCGCTGGAATGAGTCCATCCAAAACGTCCAGGAAAAGATCTGTGAATATGCCTATGGGGTAACTCAGTCCGTGGTCCTTCCCGTTCTCTACATTAACTTTATCATTAATGTGACGCCGGATTGTGACTGCTGCAATCATTCCGATCTGCCCATCGTTCCGAACCTGGGGATATTGGCCTCTCATGATCCGGTAGCTATTGACCAGGCATCAGTGGACATGGTAAATGCAAGTGAAGGGATCAGGCAGACGGCTTTAAAGAAAGGCTTTGGCAAAGGCGGAGATAAGTTTCGCGGGGTACATCCGAAAGTGGATTGGAGTATCCAACTCAGGTATGGAGAGGATATTGGCCTGGGGACGAGGAACTATGATCTCGTTTCCTTATAAGAAACTTTTCTCCTGATGGGATTTTTCCCCGGTCCTGGTGAAGACTGTTCACCAGGACCGGGAGAAACAAACTTTACGAGGAGTTTATCACCTAGTTCAGGGTAATTGCCTCTTCAGGACAATTGTCAACACACACTCCGCATTCCACACATTCATCTGCATCTTTAACACTCGACCTGTCATCCTTCATGACTAAAACCTCATTCGGACAGTCTTCAATGCAAACTCCGCAGCCTGAACATTTATCGGTATCGATTACTGGCGGCATTCTTTTCACCTCCTTTTTCAGTTATTGGACTCTTCGTCCCTTATAGGGAGGGATCCTCCCCTGGCCATGGCGGCCATGAAATTGAGAGGTACTTTTTCCGATACTGATACCCGGTGCTTAAGACACTCTGGGGCTTTCACGGAGGGCCTTGTTAATAACCCGCCGCAATTCTTCCAGGTGGATAGGTTTATTCAAATATTCAAAGGCCCCAAGATTCATTGCCTTCAGATAAGAATTAACTTCTCCGTAGGCAGTGACAATTACAACGCCGATGTTCTTGTTTTTCTTCCTTAATTTTTCAAGAACCTCGATGCCGTCCATCTCCGGCATGCGAAGGTCAGTTATAATTAAGTCAAAGTTGTTATTCTCAGCCTCTATCAGGGCTTTCTTTCCGTTTTCAGCAGTATGAACCGTGTAACCTTCTTTCGTTAAAATTTTACTCAGACCCTCTCTCGAGTTCTGTTCATCATCAACGACAAGTACTCTTTTAGAAATCATTTCCTTTCACCCCTTCTGTTTAAGGATAGAGATGAATGCAGCCTGCTTTGCGGGCATTAATACTGATTCGTCTTAATTCTTTGATAAAGGTGGCATTATATCTGTCATGCCTGTCAGACTTATTATTTTCCCTTATATCCTGAGTATAACATAATGGAAGGTAATGTCAAATAAATTCAGTTGTTATTTGACAAGGTATCATGAGATGGAGTAGGCTTGATCAGTTATCGGTGGCCAGTGATCAGTGATCGGGAGAATCCTGATACGGTCCTTATATTGCCAGGGGGAGTAAGGTGAAACAGATAACGTTACCAAGGGGAGAAAATTACTTGTTTAAGCAGAGGGGAGATATCGGCTATTTTGTTTGCCCGGCCCTCGAGGGTTTTGCGGTCCACGGGTTTAGCACCAGGATTCCCTCCTCCGGGCGGAGGAATGCAGCCGAGGAGATTTACCACCAGAAACAGCGATTTTATAGCACCCTGCAAATTAAAGCTCCTTCTCTGCTGCACATCCAGCAGGTGCATGGAGACCGGATCTTTGTGGCCCGGGATCCTGTGGGGCAGGAAGCTCCGGGAGAGTACGATGGAGCTGTTACCGACTCAACCGGCATTGCCCTGTCGATTGTTACCGCCGATTGCCTTCCGATTTTGATCTACGAGCACAGGAAAAAGATTATTGGGGCTGTGCATGCCGGATGGAAGGGGACTGCGCTTGGGATCCTTCGCAATGCTCTGACCGCAATCCGGCAAAGCCTCGGCGGCAGCCTGCAGGACTGCATCATTCTTTTGGGGCCATCATTGCGGCCATGCTGTTTTGAAATCCAGCACGATGTTCTTGAAATCCTGAAGGCAAGGCTGACCTGCTGGAGTGAGGTGATCAGGGAGGTCCAGGACAAAATCTATTTCGACCTGCAGCTGGCTAATGTGCTTCAGGCCAGGGAAATGGGGGTTTTGGAAGAAGGAATTTGGGCCTTGGACCTGTGCACCTTCTGCAGGCCGGAGTGGTTTCACTCTTACCGGAGGGATAAAGGGCAAACCGGAAGGATGATCTCAATGATCAGCCTGATTTAACCGATTTTTTGTTGCAATAGATTGAGGGGAAATGTATAATTTGTGATGATTAGGGTCTTATGTGCCCGAAATTTACTCTGGAGATGCATTTCCTGACTATCAACCCGCGGGAAAAAACGGGAAAAAGGCAGCGATATGGGTATCGGCTTTATAGGGGCCGGAAACATGGGAGAGGCCCTGATCAAGGGAATACTGAAGGCTCAACTGGCTTCTCCTCATGAGATCGTGATTACCGATGCCAGCCGGATGCGGCGGGCAGAGCTGGGGGACAGGTATAACGTTACCGTGACCGAAAGCAACAGTGAGGCGGCAGCCCGGTCCGAGGTGATTATCCTGGCGGTCAAGCCCCAGATTATTCATGGCGTTCTGCAGGAAATCCATGATAGTGCGGATCTGAGCGGTAAATTACTGATATCGATCGCTGCCGGTGTCAGGCTTTCTTCCCTGAGAGCCTGCCTGACTCAGGATGCGCGGATAATCAGAGTCATGCCCAATACGCCGGCCCTGGTGCTGGAAGGAATGACCGCCATCTGTTCCGACGGAGCGTCTCAGGAAGATTTGGCGGTAACCGAGCGGATTTTTTCGGCTGTCGGAAAGGTAGCCGTGGTGGGAGAGAACCTGATCGATGCCGTCACCGGATTGAGCGGCAGCGGCCCGGCATATGTCGCTGTCATGATTGAAGCGCTGTCCGATGGAGGTGTTTTGATGGGGCTGCCGAGAAAAACAGCGCAGGAACTTGCCCTTCAAACCGTGCTGGGGACAGCCCGGCTGTTGATGGATGCCCAATACCATCCAGCGGTTTTGAAGGATATGGTTTCATCCCCGGCAGGCACGACCATCCAGGGGATTCATGCGCTGGAAAAGGGTGGATTGCGGGCCTGCTTAATGGAGGCGGTCAGATCGGCCACGGTCCGATCGAAGGAGCTTGGCCAGGGCGAGCCCGCTTGTCCGGGCCGCTGATCATTGATTTATCAATCCGGAGACGGTTAGGACATGAGGGGGAGATGAGGAATGTTTATTTTAGGGAATCTCTTGTCGGCTATTGCGACTATTATCAATATGTTTATTTCCTTCTACATATTTATTATTGTAATTTCGGCCTTTATTTCCTGGTTTCATGTTGATCCATACAACCCATTGGTTCAGATGCTGTACCAGATGACCGAGCCCGTACTGCGATTTGTACGTCGGCACCTTCCGGTGACCTTCGGTGGGATTGATTTTTCCCCCCTGATTGTTATCGCCGTATGTGTCTTTGTCCAAAAATTTTTCGTTGCGAGCCTGACGGATATAGCGATGCGGCTTCGATAGTTAACCAGATAGGAACCTATGATCACTCCATTAGAGATACGGGAAAAGCGGTTTAAAACTGGATGGCCGGGATTTAGTAAAAAAGAGGTCATCGACTTTCTGGATTTGCTCTCCATAGAGTTTCAGGAGGTTCTCAAAGAGAACCGGGAAGTGCGCCAGCAGCTCGATGAGGAGCGGGGAAAAAAGGAAAAGCTGATCGAGCGTGAGGGAATGATCAAAGAGGTGCTGATGATCGCCCAGAGCAGCTCGGAAAAAGTCCGGGAGAACGCCATCCGCGAATCGGAATTGATGATCAAGGAAGCGGAGCTCAAGGCGGAGAAAATTCTGGGAGAGGCGAATCAGAAAAAAGATCAGATTCTGTGCCAGATTCAGGATTTGAAGAGTCTTTATCAGCAGTTCAGGGCCAAGGTGCAATCCACTTTGGAAATGTACGGGAAGTTGCTGGCCGAAGATGACGAGTTCAAAGAAAAAAAAGGGGAAGGAGAGCCCGACATCTCCCCCTTCTGACAGAGCTACTATCTCGGTTCGAATTCAGCCCAATGCGGCCAAGAGCGAGCTGGTTGAAATCAGGGACGAGGTACTCAAGATCAGGATCAGTGCTCCTCCTGTAGATGGCAAGGCAAACAAAGAATTTATGAGATTCCTGGCCAGGGTGCTCAAGGTATCGGCCTCGCAGATATCGATCGTTGGAGGGCAAACGGGCCGGTCCAAGGTCGTCAGGATTCTTGGAATAGATCAGGATACCTGCTGGCAGCGGTTAACTACAAGTCTTCGAGGAGATGAGCGGATTGGTTAAGAGTATTGAATGGAAAGGCGACTGTATCCGTATCCTGGATCAGCTTCGTTTGCCGGGAGAGGAGATATATCTCGATTGTGTCACCTACCGGGAGGTTATTTCGGCTATTGCGAAGATGAATATCCGGGGTGCTCCGGCCATTGGCCTGGCTACTGCCCTGGGAATTGCCCTGGGGGTCCAGGGCATCTGCTGCCAGGATCAGGAGGTTTTTTGCCGTGAAATGGATGCCCTGTGCGATGAGTTTTTTCGCACCCGGCCAACAGCGGTTAATCTGGTCTGGGCAATCAATCAGTTGAAGGAAGTTGCCCGAAACCATAGCGGGAGCGTAGCGGACCTGAAAGAGGCTATCAAACAGCGGGCCCTTGAGATTGCGGATTCTGACCTTACAATTAATCAGGAGATCGGCAGGCAGGGAGAGCCCCTGATACCGTATGGAGCGAGAATTCTGACTCACTGCAATGCCGGAGCGCTGGCTACCGGCGGATATGGCACCGCCCTGGGGGTTATCCGTGCCGCCCATGAGGCGGGGAAAAATATCTCCGTTTATGTGGATGAAACCCGGCCTTTTCTCCAGGGGGCCAGGTTAACGGCCTGGGAATTGGTGGAGGAAAAGATCCCGGCCACGCTTATCACCGATAACATGGCCGGTTATTTCATGCAGCAGGGCAAAATCGATCTGATCATTGTCGGAGCTGACCGGGTGGCGGCCAATGGAGATGTAGCCAATAAGATCGGGACCTACTCTCTTGGGGTTTTGGCCAGAGCCCATGATATTCCCCTGTACGTGGCCGCTCCGACATCCACGCTGGATATGACCCTTGCAACCGGCGAGGGAATTCCGATCGAGGAAAGAAACCATGAGGAGGTTACCCACCTGTCCGGCATCCGGATCGCTCCTGAAAATATTGCTGTAGCGAATCCGGCATTTGATGTTACCCCTAATAAATACATCAGTGCTCTTATTACTGAGAAGGGTGTTGTTTATCCGCCATACCCGGAGGGCTTGAAAAAGGTGGTTCAGGCGAATCAAAATTGCCATAAACCGGGAATTCGCTGGAAGGAGATGGCCGAATGAACCAGCCGAATCGAGCAGCCGTCATTCTGGCCGCAGGCCAGAGCACCAGAATGAAATCTCAACTCAGCAAGGTGCTGCATCCTCTGTGCGGACGTCCGATTATCCGCTACATAACTGAGCTGGTTGCAGCGGTCGATGCCAGGCCGGCAATAATAGTGCTTGGACATCAGGCGGAGAAAATACAGCAGGAGCTCCATGATGTACCCGTTGAATTCGCCTATCAGAAAGAGCAACTGGGAACAGCCCATGCAGTGTCTCAAACCAGGGAGATGCTGGCTGATTTTTCCGGTATCGTCTTGGTCTTAAACGGCGATACCCCGCTTTTAACTCCCCGTGAGGTGACCGACCTGATTCAGTTTCATCAGCGGACGCAGGCCGAATGCACCCTTCTGAGCAGTGACGTACCGAATCCCTTCGGCTATGGCCGCATTCTGCGCGATGAAGGGGGAGGAGTTCTGGGAATCGTGGAAGAGAAAGACGCTTCAGAACAGCAAAAGAAAATTACCGAAATCAACTCCGGAATCTACTGCTTCAATTCTCGGTCCCTCTACAGCGCATTAAGCAAGATCAATAATCACAATGCCAAAAAAGAATATTACCTGACTGATTCGGTGGCCATTCTGCGTCAGGAGGGAAAGCTGGTCCAGGCCCTCAAGGCAGCGGATTACCGGACTGTGCTGGGGATTAATACCAGGATGGAGCTTGCCGAGGCCAGCCGCATCATCCGTCAAAGAATAGCCGCTGACCTCATGGCTGAGGGAGTAACCTTTATTGACCCGGATAACACCTATATCGATTACGGTGTCCACGTCGGTCAGGACACGGTTATCTGGCCATACTGCGTGATCGAAGGCCACTCCAGCATCGGTAAAGGCTGCCATATCGGTCCCTTTTCCTGGATTGCCCATGCTGTTCTGGAAGATGGAGTGCAGATCGAGGGAGGGTGCCGCATTCAGGGTGGCATGGTTACTGCCGGATCGAGAGTACCGTCATCTCTCCCTGTCAGCCACGGGGTAGTTAAAAATTGTATTCATCAGGCGAAAGAAGATTCGCGGTAAGAAAAAGAAAAACAAAGAGAAGTGAACCACCATGTTAGCAAGATTCTTTCAAAAATCAGACGACGTACATAAGCAGGCGGAAAGTAAGCAACCGGAAAAGGTCACTAAAAAGATATGGTCTGTGGCCGGAGGCAAAGGGGGAACGGGAAAAAGCATTATCGCCTCGAGCATCGCTGTCCAATTGGCCCGCAGGGGCAAAAAAGTGGTCATCATCGATGCTGACCTTGGCAGCGGCAATCTGCATTCATATCTCGGAGTTACCCCGGCTTCCATCACTCTGGCCGATTTTCTCAGGAATCGAACATCCCACCTGACCGATGCCCTGGTTAACACCCAGTATGAAAATCTCCACCTGATCAGTGATGCCAATGAAGTGCTCGGGCTGGCCAATATCAGCAGCCAGTTAAAGGAAAACCTGATTCAACAGATCAAAGACCTTGACTTTGAATATATTATCCTGGATGTGGGTGCCGGTACCGCGTATAATAATATTGATTTTTTCCTCATTTCTGACAATGGGCTTCTGGTTGCCGTACCTGAGCCGACCTCAATCGAAAACATGTACCGGTTTATCAGAAGTTGCTTGAATCGTAAATTAATGTGCAGGTTTCAGGATTCTCCCTACCAGCCCCTCATAGAAAAGGCTGCCTATCCACGAGAAGCTGGAGGATTTCGAACTATTTATGAATTGGTGGAAAAGCTCTATCAACTTGACCCACCGGCAGCGGAAATAATGGTAGATGAGATTTTAAAATTCAGGCCGCGGTTGATTATGAACCAGGTCCGGTCTCAAATCGATATTCAGGCGGGCGATTCGATTCGTGATGTAACACGCAAATACCTGGGAGTGAATTTGAATTATATCGGATATGTCACCTATGATGATCATGTCAAATTATCAGCCAGAAAACGGATCCCTTTGTTTCAGGAATACCCTAACAGCGGAGCGGCGGTATGCATCCGAAATATTGTGAACAGATTTCTTGGATAGCGGCCCGGGCAGAAAATTTCCTCGAAGAGGTAGATAATTAATGAAAAAAGTTGAAGAAATGAATTATTACGAACTACTCAATGTCGAATCAACAGCCAGTAAAGAAGAAATCCAGAAAGCCTATAACCTGGCCTGCCAGACCTATCAGATTGATTCCCTGGCCACCTATTCGGTTGTCTCGGAAGGGGAAAGAAGCCAGATTCAGCAAAGGATCGAAAAGGCCTACCGAATTTTAATGGATGATCGCGAACGGGCAAAATATGACTACCGGATCGGTATCTCCGGCCAGCGCAAGGCGCAGGACTACCGGCAGACGGGCAACAAAGTCCAGGGTCCTCTATCCGAGGGAGGAAAAGAACAACCTTCAGCTTCCTCTGGGTGCGGCGCGAATTCATCCGCAAGCGATACCACTGAAGAACCAAAACACCAGGAGCCCCCTCCGGATATCTCCGACCCCCAATACCTGAAAAAACACAGAGAACGAAAGGGCATCTCCCTCCAGGAGATTTCAGAAGCTACCATGATCAGTATCCATGCACTGGAAGACCTGGAAAGGGGCGAATACAGCAGATTTCCCGGACGAGTCTACATCGTCGGCTTTTTACGTGCCTATGCTGAATACATCGGCATCGATGTGCAGCAGGCCAAAGCTCACTTTGAAGTTCTGTATGCCAATAAGCCGAAGAAGTAGACTTGGTTGCCTCCCATCCGAAAGATTCGGGGAAATCGCACCAGGAATGGTGATGTACCCGCTAACCCTGCCCTGAGCGGGAGGATGGTCCTTCTGCCGACACAGATGCAAGCAAATAGAGGGTGGGGCTTTTGCCCCACCAAATACTGCTTACAATATATGACGAAAGAATTTAAAGAATACTTAAAAAAGGAATTAATAGAAAGCCTAAGTCCTGAACTGGAAGTTCAGAAAATCATAGTATTTGGTTCATTCGTTAAATCTGAAAACCCAAACGATATCGATGTTGCCATTTTCCAAAGCAGCAATGCATCGTATCTAGAGT from bacterium encodes:
- the proC gene encoding pyrroline-5-carboxylate reductase, giving the protein MGIGFIGAGNMGEALIKGILKAQLASPHEIVITDASRMRRAELGDRYNVTVTESNSEAAARSEVIILAVKPQIIHGVLQEIHDSADLSGKLLISIAAGVRLSSLRACLTQDARIIRVMPNTPALVLEGMTAICSDGASQEDLAVTERIFSAVGKVAVVGENLIDAVTGLSGSGPAYVAVMIEALSDGGVLMGLPRKTAQELALQTVLGTARLLMDAQYHPAVLKDMVSSPAGTTIQGIHALEKGGLRACLMEAVRSATVRSKELGQGEPACPGR
- a CDS encoding AAA family ATPase, with protein sequence MLARFFQKSDDVHKQAESKQPEKVTKKIWSVAGGKGGTGKSIIASSIAVQLARRGKKVVIIDADLGSGNLHSYLGVTPASITLADFLRNRTSHLTDALVNTQYENLHLISDANEVLGLANISSQLKENLIQQIKDLDFEYIILDVGAGTAYNNIDFFLISDNGLLVAVPEPTSIENMYRFIRSCLNRKLMCRFQDSPYQPLIEKAAYPREAGGFRTIYELVEKLYQLDPPAAEIMVDEILKFRPRLIMNQVRSQIDIQAGDSIRDVTRKYLGVNLNYIGYVTYDDHVKLSARKRIPLFQEYPNSGAAVCIRNIVNRFLG
- a CDS encoding response regulator, which gives rise to MISKRVLVVDDEQNSREGLSKILTKEGYTVHTAENGKKALIEAENNNFDLIITDLRMPEMDGIEVLEKLRKKNKNIGVVIVTAYGEVNSYLKAMNLGAFEYLNKPIHLEELRRVINKALRESPRVS
- a CDS encoding 4Fe-4S binding protein, translating into MPPVIDTDKCSGCGVCIEDCPNEVLVMKDDRSSVKDADECVECGVCVDNCPEEAITLN
- a CDS encoding DUF167 domain-containing protein, producing MTSSKKKKGKESPTSPPSDRATISVRIQPNAAKSELVEIRDEVLKIRISAPPVDGKANKEFMRFLARVLKVSASQISIVGGQTGRSKVVRILGIDQDTCWQRLTTSLRGDERIG
- a CDS encoding nucleotidyltransferase domain-containing protein, with product MTKEFKEYLKKELIESLSPELEVQKIIVFGSFVKSENPNDIDVAIFQSSNASYLELAMKYRKLTRKIAKMIPLDIIPIKPDAQNNSFLSEIEAGELIYER
- a CDS encoding YggT family protein, giving the protein MFILGNLLSAIATIINMFISFYIFIIVISAFISWFHVDPYNPLVQMLYQMTEPVLRFVRRHLPVTFGGIDFSPLIVIAVCVFVQKFFVASLTDIAMRLR
- the pgeF gene encoding peptidoglycan editing factor PgeF: MFKQRGDIGYFVCPALEGFAVHGFSTRIPSSGRRNAAEEIYHQKQRFYSTLQIKAPSLLHIQQVHGDRIFVARDPVGQEAPGEYDGAVTDSTGIALSIVTADCLPILIYEHRKKIIGAVHAGWKGTALGILRNALTAIRQSLGGSLQDCIILLGPSLRPCCFEIQHDVLEILKARLTCWSEVIREVQDKIYFDLQLANVLQAREMGVLEEGIWALDLCTFCRPEWFHSYRRDKGQTGRMISMISLI
- a CDS encoding helix-turn-helix domain-containing protein is translated as MKKVEEMNYYELLNVESTASKEEIQKAYNLACQTYQIDSLATYSVVSEGERSQIQQRIEKAYRILMDDRERAKYDYRIGISGQRKAQDYRQTGNKVQGPLSEGGKEQPSASSGCGANSSASDTTEEPKHQEPPPDISDPQYLKKHRERKGISLQEISEATMISIHALEDLERGEYSRFPGRVYIVGFLRAYAEYIGIDVQQAKAHFEVLYANKPKK
- the tatA gene encoding twin-arginine translocase TatA/TatE family subunit, with product MPFGIGMAELLVILVIVLIIFGAGKLPEIGSGLGKAIRNFKDATTSSGSHESRSKIVENTKDTRKEIE
- the mtnA gene encoding S-methyl-5-thioribose-1-phosphate isomerase, whose protein sequence is MSGLVKSIEWKGDCIRILDQLRLPGEEIYLDCVTYREVISAIAKMNIRGAPAIGLATALGIALGVQGICCQDQEVFCREMDALCDEFFRTRPTAVNLVWAINQLKEVARNHSGSVADLKEAIKQRALEIADSDLTINQEIGRQGEPLIPYGARILTHCNAGALATGGYGTALGVIRAAHEAGKNISVYVDETRPFLQGARLTAWELVEEKIPATLITDNMAGYFMQQGKIDLIIVGADRVAANGDVANKIGTYSLGVLARAHDIPLYVAAPTSTLDMTLATGEGIPIEERNHEEVTHLSGIRIAPENIAVANPAFDVTPNKYISALITEKGVVYPPYPEGLKKVVQANQNCHKPGIRWKEMAE
- a CDS encoding sugar phosphate nucleotidyltransferase; translated protein: MNQPNRAAVILAAGQSTRMKSQLSKVLHPLCGRPIIRYITELVAAVDARPAIIVLGHQAEKIQQELHDVPVEFAYQKEQLGTAHAVSQTREMLADFSGIVLVLNGDTPLLTPREVTDLIQFHQRTQAECTLLSSDVPNPFGYGRILRDEGGGVLGIVEEKDASEQQKKITEINSGIYCFNSRSLYSALSKINNHNAKKEYYLTDSVAILRQEGKLVQALKAADYRTVLGINTRMELAEASRIIRQRIAADLMAEGVTFIDPDNTYIDYGVHVGQDTVIWPYCVIEGHSSIGKGCHIGPFSWIAHAVLEDGVQIEGGCRIQGGMVTAGSRVPSSLPVSHGVVKNCIHQAKEDSR
- a CDS encoding DUF362 domain-containing protein, which gives rise to MPSKVYFIDIRSSASSDLFGKLASVLDIPEVSERLRFQGLLAIKLHFGERGGWGYIHPKFVKALVDEVKRRGARPFLTDSNSVYAGGRAEAISHIETAISNGFTYPVVSAPIIIADGVKGESVRKVLVNLKHYREVEIASAVCAADSIICLSHFKGHELTGFGGALKNMGMGLASKAGKLSMHSTVAPYIARDCRGCGFCVTHCVAHAIYLNEGRAWVDTEKCVGCGQCLVNCPGKNIRIRWNESIQNVQEKICEYAYGVTQSVVLPVLYINFIINVTPDCDCCNHSDLPIVPNLGILASHDPVAIDQASVDMVNASEGIRQTALKKGFGKGGDKFRGVHPKVDWSIQLRYGEDIGLGTRNYDLVSL
- a CDS encoding DivIVA domain-containing protein, translated to MITPLEIREKRFKTGWPGFSKKEVIDFLDLLSIEFQEVLKENREVRQQLDEERGKKEKLIEREGMIKEVLMIAQSSSEKVRENAIRESELMIKEAELKAEKILGEANQKKDQILCQIQDLKSLYQQFRAKVQSTLEMYGKLLAEDDEFKEKKGEGEPDISPF